In Pseudomonas sp. ADAK2, the genomic window ATGTTTGCCGAGATTGAAATCGTAGGTCGTGTTCACAACATTTTCTGTCCCACAGCTGACAGTGAAACTTCCTACAAGGCATTCTCCTGGCACCATCGTTCCGTTAGGATCGTTCGCACACGTTTGCGCACTGTCAGCGCAAGGAGCACAGCGAGACAGAACGGATGCTGAACAGTAACTTGCTTAGAAAGCTCGATATGCAGGACCTCATGGTGTTTGTCGCCGTGTATGAGCAAAGCAGCGTCACCGGTGTGTCGGAGGCCCTCTTCGTCAGTCAGTCCACCGTGAGTTACTGCCTGAAAAAATTGCGCACCAGTTTCGAAGACGAGTTGTTCATCAACACCCGCACCGGAATGCGCCCCACCTACAAAGCCGGCACCATGTACACCCATGTGCTGAAGATCCTTGAAAGCATCAACCTGTGCCACGCCGGCGCCCAAGTGTTTGACCCGACCGCCCAGCCAGTCACCTTCAATATCTGCGCGCCGGAATACTTCGAGCAATTGATCCTGCCGCGCCTGTTGAAGCGTTTCGATTTCGCGGACCTGCCGGTGCTGGTCAACATGCATAAGTTCGAAACCGATATCCCGGCCGCCGAACTGCGCGATGGCAGCCTCGACCTGGTGATCTGTTTCGGCCCGAACTTTCATTGCAGCCACACCGACCTCAAGTCCCGGAAGCTGCTCGAAGACGATCTGGTGTGTGTTTTCGACAAACGTGCCACGCCGCGGGAGCCGCGGTTAAGCCTGCAAGCTTTCACGGAACGCCGTCACGTGTTCCCGACGCCCTGGACTTCCACCACCAACATGGTCGACGGTTGGCTGGCGCGGCAGGCGCAAAAGCGCCAGATTGTTGCGCGGTCCAACAGCTACAGCGCGGCGCTGAAGACGATTACCGGCACGGATTTCATCCTGACCCTGCCCCGGCGCATCCAGCGCTTGCTGGCCAACGAAGCGGTGTTCAAACATTGCGAGGCGCCTAACGGCTTGCCGGGTTTCACCCTCGACATGCAGTGGAGCCAAAGTGTCGATCAGGACAGCGCCAACACTTGGCTGCGCGAACAAGTGGTCCAGGCCTGCGCGGAGCAGCAAGCCGCCTGAGCACTCAGAGGCCGATGGCCGTCTTGGTGTAGGACTCGCGGTCGATGTCGAGGATTTCCACACACAATTGGACTTCTACCCCCGTCGGCCACTCACACAAATCCTGCACCACGGCCAACAGGCTTTCGGACAGCTGCTTCTTGACCTGCGGCGGGCGACCACTGAGCAACGCCAGCTTCACATGCACGAACGCCCGCTCGCCCATCCCGGTACCGACCTTGAAAGTCTCGACCTTCACGGCACGGCTCTTGATGTCGAATTCCGCCGCAAACTGACCGGAACCCACCAACGTATTGTTGAGCCGGATCAACGCCACGTCGGCGTTCAGCTCGGGCAGGTTGGCGGTGTATTCCATGTGCAGGTGAGGCATGGCGGTGCTCCTGAAGGTGGGGAGAAAGGGCCTACATATATCACAGAGCCGACCTACGCTCGGTCGGCTTTTCGGGCTCTGTTATCAGAGTGAACCGGTGCTGTGCATGTTGGCCAGGCCACGCTCACTCATGAACGCTTCCAGACGTGAACGCAACCAGCGTTCGGCCGGGTCGGTGTCGACATGACTGAGCCAGACCATGGACAGGTCCAACGTCGGGGTCTTGAACGGAAACGGTTCCTGAAACAATTGACCGGACGCGGCCATCGCAGTGGCGGTGTAGTCCGGCAAACTGGCAATCAGGTCAGTCCCCGCCAGCAGGGCCGGCAACGAGCTGTATTGCGGCACGGACAGGACGACGTGACGCTTACGCCCGATCTCCGCCAGCCATTCATCGGCATAGCCACTGACGTTGGCGGTGTGGGACACCAGCACGTGCGGGCGTGAGCAATATTCATCCAGCGTCAGCGGTGTATCGGACGCATCGGCGCGCAAAAGGCTCGGCAGGATGTGCCGCAGCAATTTGCGCTTGGCGTTGGCCGGCAAGCCGCGGGTCTGGCTGATACCGACGGTGATATCGCCGGAGGCAAGCAGGTCGGGAATGCGCCAGTAATCGACATGCTGGACCACAAACACCACCTTCGGCGCTTCCTGGCGCAAGGCGCGCAGGAGCGGTGGCAGCAGGCCGAATTCGACATCGTCCGACAGGCCGATACGAAAGGTCATGGTGCTGCTGGCCGGGTCGAAATCGTGAGTCAGGCTCAAGGCCACCGACAGCGAGTCCAGCGCCGGCGACAGGTGCTGGATGATTTCTTCGGCCCGGGCCGTCGGCTCCATGCGATGGCCGACGCGAATGAACAGCGGATCGTTGAACATCGTGCGCAAGCGGTTGAGCGCGGCACTGATAGTCGGCTGGCCGAGAAACAGTTTCTCCGCCACCCGCGTCACGTTGCGTTCCAGCATCAAGGTCTCGAACACCACCATCAGATTGATGTCGGCCTTGCGTAGTTCATTGCGATTCATCCACTGCACCCCGTCCCCAAGACTTGGGCCAGTTTAGAAAGGCCGGGGGGTGGCGTCTATCGGCATGATCGCCGTCGTGCGCAGGATCACTGCACCGACAACGACTTCATCCCCAGGCCCATCACCCGTTGATCATCCCCTAACCCCAATTGTTTCGGGCTGATCGCGTCAGGCAACTGCACATGAATATGCATTAGTTTGTCGCTGGCGACGGCGTCGTGGATGGCCGCTGTCAGTGGGATTTCTATGTGATTGCCTTGAAGCGTTGTCAGACGCGTCGTCACTGCTTGTACGCCATTGATACTGAAGGCCACCGTCTGACCGAGGTGCGTCGGCTGCACGAAGGCCAGGGCGTCGATCACGATGGTCCGGGCCTCTGGCGGTACCCGAAGCAGGATGTCAGCGTCTGCGCCGTCAGACCAGGTGCCCCAGGTTTCCGGCGCTCCCCAGCCTTGGGTCAAGTGATGAGTCTTGTAGTTGAACAGCTGCTGCTGCCCGACCTTGATCAGCGGCACCAGCTGCATCGAACGCGCTTCGTCCGGGACGGCGAGGCATTGAGTGCATTGCTTCCAGCCCGGCGCCAGCACCACCAGGCCGTCGATACGAGCGAGCAGGTCCGTTTCGCTGTTGATGGTTTTCACCGCGTCGAGCAGGGTGTTTTCATCGAGGATGTACAGCGAGTCTGGCTCGTACTGCCCCGTTTCCAGCATCCGTCGGGTCTTGTTCCGGGCCTGTTCCAGCGCGGTCGAGCTCATCCGTCCCAGATAGGCAACGTCAGTCTTCAGGCCAAACGAGGCGGCGTAGTTCGCCAGCGGCAGCCAGGTGTCCGACTGATTCTGCGGTGGCAACGCACGAATGTTCGCGTAATGGGAGGCGGCGCTGGCCCAGAACGGGTCGCGCAAGGGGGTCGACCACTCGCTGGCCGGCGCCATCATCCGATTCTGCCGCAGGCCGACCCAGCCGGCGTGGGTATCCACGACTTGAACACCCAGCGCCACCGCCAGCAGGCACACCGCCGTGCGCGTCCGGTTACCACGCACCACGAGGTAAATGACCACAAACACAATGACGTAGAACACCGGCCAGAACATCCGCCCCGACGCTCGGAAGATACTCGCCAATTTGACGATTTTCCCCGGCAACGGGTAGTGGAGGTTGAGCAGGCCGAGGCCGATCTCGTTCGACAGCGCAAACAGCAGCAAGCCGATCAGCGCCAGCAACAGGATCGGCAGCTTGCGCACAGCATTGCCCACGTTGGTTTTACCGCGCAGCAGCGCGATGCCAGCGCAGATTGCCAGCAACAGCGTCCCCGCCCCAAGGTAGTTGAAACCTTCGTAGTCGCCGCTGGCCTCCGGCAAATTCGGTAGCAGCGACGACCATCCATTGGCATCGATCGGTGCCAATAGATTCATGCGGTACAACCCAAAACCGCCGGACGCCGTACCGTCGCCGATGCTGAAATACCCCGCCTGCCAGCAACACAGACTCACCAGCGAAAACAGCAACACACCCTCTATTAGCGCAGTGCGCCGGTTCAACTGACCCTTACGAGTTCGGCCCGCCAGATCAGCGATCCAGATCAATGCCACCATCGCCAGCAGGTAAGCGTGCACCAGTGCCGTCGCGGCCAACAACGCGCCCCAGGCCAGGCGGCGCTTCTGCACACCAGGGTGCAGCGCCAGATAGAGCGCGGCCAGAATCAGAAAATGCCCGGCCAGGGACAGGTGCCCGCCCATGCGCAAAAACATCGGCGGCGAAAACAGGAACAGACCGGTGCCCAGCAGCCTCAGGACGACATTGGGCGTCAACAGCCCCATTAACTTCCAGGCAAACCAGGCTTGCAGGACAAAACACGCGAGCAGCCAGATACCGAAGTACTGGAACGTCTCGGGCAGCCATGAATTGAACGGTTTGAATAGAAAGGCCAGCAGCGGATTGGAGTCGGAAAAAATGACCGCGCTTCCCAGCTCCAAGCCGTAGGACGGGTTAAGCCCGAGCGGAAAACTCCAAGGGGCGTGTCGGAAGAACACCCAGCCCAGGTAATGAGTCGCCGGATCGCCGCTTTCCAGCCAGGCAATGTTTTGCGGGTCCAGGGCTCGCGGCCCGATCACCATGAAAAACGCCACCACCCCCATCAACAAGGGCAGCAATGCGAGCCTCCAGTGCATGCCCGAAACCTTCATCGATACGTCCAGAAGTTATGCAATACAAAGGTGAACGCCGGCAGGGTCAACGCCACTGCGCCAATCCCCAACAAATAATTGAGCCCGGCGAATTGCGCCGCCCAGGCCACGAACATCGCCAACAGGAAACCCGCCGCCGAGACCATCATGAAACGCAGCAGCGTGCGGCCGTGCAGCCGGGCGGAAAAACTCCAGGTCGTGTTGATCAAGTAAGACGCCACCGTCGCCACGGCAAATGCCACACCATTGGCCAGGGGCGGCATCGGCATCACGAAATGGATGAACAGCACAGCAACGACCGCGTGAAGGGCCGTGACAAACAACCCGGTCACGGCAAACCTCAACGCTCTTTTGATCAATGCAGATTTTTCGGCTGAGGTCACGGCTTCTGCGCCAGCACGAACACCGTCAGACCGGCCAGGCGATTCGCCCCCATGAACGGCAGCTCGATGCTGCACAGGGTCTTCAGAATCGAATTGACCACGGGATGATGCTGCTTGAGTTGCGAACGTGGCGGCGACGGTTGTGTGCCTTTGGGCAACAGCCGCAGGGTGGCCGCAATCGGGAACACCGCGCCGAAATAGTAGGCGCCCTGCTGCACCGTCAAACCGGCGTCCCGGGCCACTGTTTCAAATTGCGCCAAGGTGTAACGGCGCTTGTGCTCCAGAAAATCGTCGTGCCCGCTCCAGAGAAACTGGAACGCCGGAACCGTCATCAGGAAACGGCTGCCGGACGGGACTTTATCGACATAAGCCTTGAGCAGCCCGACGTCGTCATCGACATGCTCCAGCACGTCCATCAGCAGCACCAGATCGGCATCCACCGCATCGATGCCGCGCCGGTAATGCACCGGTTTTCCAGCGGTGCTGGCGTCGCTATCCGCGTCGTAGCTGATATCCACGCACCAGGCTTCGTTCGCGGCAGTGTGGGTCAGCAGGTGATGGGTGAAAAACCCGGAACCGGCACCGACATCGAGAATTTTTCTGATCGGGGTATCGCCCAGCAGACGCTTAGTCGCCGCCGCTTTGGACGCGTAATACCAGTGCTGGTCAATGCTTGAACCGAGGATATCGGTTTCCTTGAGATCCATGGTTCAGTCCTTGGCGTTATAGACGCGACGCACCAGATACACCGGCCGGCGTTTTGATTCGATGTAGGTGCGACCCAGGTACTCGCCGAGCACCCCGATGCCGATCAGTTGCAGCCCGCCGAGAAAGGTCACGGCCACCATCAGCGACGCGTAGCCCGGCAAATCGATGCCGGAAATCAACGTGCGCAAGATGATAAAAATGGCAAATGAGAAAGACACCACGGACACGAACAGCCCCAGATAGGTCCAGACCTTGAGCGGGTCGGTACTGAAACTGGTGATGCCTTCCAGCGCGAAATTCCACAGGCGCCAGCCGTTGAACTTGGTTTCACCCGCCACCCGCTCCGGGCGCTCGTAATCGACATGCGTGGTGCGAAACCCGACCCAG contains:
- a CDS encoding class I SAM-dependent methyltransferase gives rise to the protein MDLKETDILGSSIDQHWYYASKAAATKRLLGDTPIRKILDVGAGSGFFTHHLLTHTAANEAWCVDISYDADSDASTAGKPVHYRRGIDAVDADLVLLMDVLEHVDDDVGLLKAYVDKVPSGSRFLMTVPAFQFLWSGHDDFLEHKRRYTLAQFETVARDAGLTVQQGAYYFGAVFPIAATLRLLPKGTQPSPPRSQLKQHHPVVNSILKTLCSIELPFMGANRLAGLTVFVLAQKP
- a CDS encoding LysR substrate-binding domain-containing protein; the protein is MNRNELRKADINLMVVFETLMLERNVTRVAEKLFLGQPTISAALNRLRTMFNDPLFIRVGHRMEPTARAEEIIQHLSPALDSLSVALSLTHDFDPASSTMTFRIGLSDDVEFGLLPPLLRALRQEAPKVVFVVQHVDYWRIPDLLASGDITVGISQTRGLPANAKRKLLRHILPSLLRADASDTPLTLDEYCSRPHVLVSHTANVSGYADEWLAEIGRKRHVVLSVPQYSSLPALLAGTDLIASLPDYTATAMAASGQLFQEPFPFKTPTLDLSMVWLSHVDTDPAERWLRSRLEAFMSERGLANMHSTGSL
- a CDS encoding LysR family transcriptional regulator, which encodes MLNSNLLRKLDMQDLMVFVAVYEQSSVTGVSEALFVSQSTVSYCLKKLRTSFEDELFINTRTGMRPTYKAGTMYTHVLKILESINLCHAGAQVFDPTAQPVTFNICAPEYFEQLILPRLLKRFDFADLPVLVNMHKFETDIPAAELRDGSLDLVICFGPNFHCSHTDLKSRKLLEDDLVCVFDKRATPREPRLSLQAFTERRHVFPTPWTSTTNMVDGWLARQAQKRQIVARSNSYSAALKTITGTDFILTLPRRIQRLLANEAVFKHCEAPNGLPGFTLDMQWSQSVDQDSANTWLREQVVQACAEQQAA
- a CDS encoding 5-carboxymethyl-2-hydroxymuconate Delta-isomerase, whose product is MPHLHMEYTANLPELNADVALIRLNNTLVGSGQFAAEFDIKSRAVKVETFKVGTGMGERAFVHVKLALLSGRPPQVKKQLSESLLAVVQDLCEWPTGVEVQLCVEILDIDRESYTKTAIGL
- a CDS encoding DUF6311 domain-containing protein; the encoded protein is MKVSGMHWRLALLPLLMGVVAFFMVIGPRALDPQNIAWLESGDPATHYLGWVFFRHAPWSFPLGLNPSYGLELGSAVIFSDSNPLLAFLFKPFNSWLPETFQYFGIWLLACFVLQAWFAWKLMGLLTPNVVLRLLGTGLFLFSPPMFLRMGGHLSLAGHFLILAALYLALHPGVQKRRLAWGALLAATALVHAYLLAMVALIWIADLAGRTRKGQLNRRTALIEGVLLFSLVSLCCWQAGYFSIGDGTASGGFGLYRMNLLAPIDANGWSSLLPNLPEASGDYEGFNYLGAGTLLLAICAGIALLRGKTNVGNAVRKLPILLLALIGLLLFALSNEIGLGLLNLHYPLPGKIVKLASIFRASGRMFWPVFYVIVFVVIYLVVRGNRTRTAVCLLAVALGVQVVDTHAGWVGLRQNRMMAPASEWSTPLRDPFWASAASHYANIRALPPQNQSDTWLPLANYAASFGLKTDVAYLGRMSSTALEQARNKTRRMLETGQYEPDSLYILDENTLLDAVKTINSETDLLARIDGLVVLAPGWKQCTQCLAVPDEARSMQLVPLIKVGQQQLFNYKTHHLTQGWGAPETWGTWSDGADADILLRVPPEARTIVIDALAFVQPTHLGQTVAFSINGVQAVTTRLTTLQGNHIEIPLTAAIHDAVASDKLMHIHVQLPDAISPKQLGLGDDQRVMGLGMKSLSVQ
- a CDS encoding GtrA family protein, whose product is MTSAEKSALIKRALRFAVTGLFVTALHAVVAVLFIHFVMPMPPLANGVAFAVATVASYLINTTWSFSARLHGRTLLRFMMVSAAGFLLAMFVAWAAQFAGLNYLLGIGAVALTLPAFTFVLHNFWTYR